A stretch of DNA from Pontiella agarivorans:
CGGCTACGCCGGGGCCTTTGCATAGTCGCGTTGAATTCCGGTGCTGCGGGCATTTTCCTTTTCATTTATGGATTTGTATCAAAGGCGCGGAAGAGGTAAAAACACGGGTTCTGTTTTTTAGAGAATGATTTGGAGCAATTTAAATGAGAATTCTGACGGGCATTCAGCCTTCGGGCAAACTGCATATCGGCAATTATTTCGGGGCGATTAAACCGGCGACGGAACTGCAGGAGCAGGGTGACGCCTATATTTTTATCGCGAATTATCATGCGATGACGACGGTGCAGGACGGCCCGGCGCTGCGGGAAATGACGAAGGACGTGGCGCTGGATTATCTGGCGTGCGGAATCGATCCGGAAAAGACGGCGTTGTATCGGCAGAGCGATCTGCCGGAAGTGCATGAGCTGGCATGGCTGCTTTCGGTGGTCTGCCCGATGGGGCTGCTGGAGCGCTGCCACTCCTACAAGGACAAAATTGCGAAGGGCATCGCCGCGTCGCACGGATTATTCGCGTATCCCGTACTGATGGCGGCGGATATCCTGGCGGTGCAGTCGAATGTGGTTCCGGTGGGCAAGGATCAGAAACAGCACGTGGAGGTGACCCGGGATCTGGCGATTAAGTTCAATAACCAGTTTGGCGAGGTCTTCACGATTCCGGAGCCGGCGATTCGCGAAAATGTGGCGGTGGTGCCGGGGATTGACGGGCAGAAAATGTCGAAATCGTATGACAACACCATCGAAATTTTCGCCGAGGGCAAACCGCTGAAAAAGCGGGTCATGTCGATTGTCACCGACAGCAAAGAGCTGGAGGATCCGAAGGAGCCGGAAGGCGATAATGTGTTTGCGCTCTATAAACTGTTCGCTTCCGAAGAGGAACAGAATGATCTGGCGGAACGCTATCGCGCCGGCGGCCTGGGCTATGGTCATGCCAAGCTGGAACTGCTGGAAAAAATGAATGAACATTTCGGGCCGATCCGTGAAAAACGCCGGGAACTGGCGGCGAATATGGATTATGTGGAAGACGTGCTGAAGACCGGTGCGGAAAAGGCGCGCGTGCTTGCGTGTGCCACGCTGCAGAAAGCACGTCAGGCCGCCGGCCTGGAATAGGGAAGGGATTTTAGAATTTTAATTTTTAAATTTTGATTTGTGGAACTCAGGCGGCGTTGGCCTTTATTCAGGTAAGGCTGTCGCAGACCGACAAATCGGCAATCTAAAATCGACAATCTAAATTGAGTTCACAGATGGAATTAATCAAAGACGACTATAAGGTTCAGCTCGAGGTGTTCGAGGGACCGCTGGACCTGCTGCTGTACCTCATCAAAAAGGATGAGGTGGATATCTATGATATTCCGATCGGGCGCATTACGGATCAGTATATGGAATATCTGAAGCTGATGAAGGTGCTGGATCTGAATATTGCCGGCGACTTTATCGTGATGTCCGCGACGCTGATGCTGATCAAGAGCCGCATGCTGCTGCCGGTGGAGGAGCGGAAGGACGAGGCCGAAGAGGAAGAAGAGGATCCGCGCTGGGATCTTGTGCGCCAGCTGGTTGAATATAAAAAATTCAAGGATGCGGCGGATCACCTCGAGGATCTGGAACTGCACATGGAAAATGTCTTCGGCCGCGAGAGCGAGTATGTCGAGCTCGGGGACGCGCCGGATGTGGACCTGAAAGACGCGAGCATTTTCGATCTGATTTCGGCGCTGAATGAAGCGCTCGGACGGGTGCAGGAGGAGAATCTTCAGGAAATCTTTGCCGAGGAATATACCGTAAGCCAGAAGGTGAGCTTTATTGTTGAAAACCTGAAGGTAATTGATCGCCTATGTGTTTCGGATCTGTTCGGCGGGATGAAATCGCGGCAGGAAATTGTCTGCACATTTCTGGCGGTGCTGGAACTGATTAAGCTGAATAAGATTGCCTGTGTGCAGGACGACCACTTCAGTGATATTGTAGTGGAAGCGCGCGAGCCTGATCCGCCGCCGGTTTTGCCGCCGGAAGAGCCCGAGGAGCCGCACCCGGAATTTGATCTGGATGATGAAATGAAAGAAACAGGCGGTGAACCTGATGAAGATGGGTTCGGCGATGAAGATGAATTTGACGATGAAGAAGATGAAACGCTTTAGCGGAGAGTGACATGAGCGAAAGCACGGTAGATGTACTTCCTGAGTTGAAGCAGATTGTCGGCGCATTGCTGTTTGCGGCGAAGGAGCCGCTGACGGTGAAGCGGATGCGTAAAGCAATGATCGAAACCGGCAACGGATACGGCGGACCGTACGAGCAGTATGCCAAGGCGACAGACAAGCAGATCGAAGGCGCTGTTGAACAGTTAATGGAAGATCTGGAGAAAGCCAAGGTCGGGCTGGAAGTGGCGCTGGTTGCCGGGGCTTATCGCCTGCAGAATGATTCAGCGTGCGGCCCGTTTGTTCGGGCGCTGCTGGAAAAAAAACAGACGATGCGTCTTTCCAAGCCGGCGCTGGAAACGCTGGCGATTGTGGCCTACCGTCAGCCCTGCCTGCGGTCGGAAATCGAGGAGGTTCGCGGTGTTTCCGTGGATGCGGTGCTGCGCAAGCTGATTGATATGCAGCTGGTGCGCGTGGTGAAGCGTTCTGAGCTCCCGGGGCGTCCGTGGCTGTTCGGCACCACCCAGAAATTTCTCGAGCATTTCGGGATCAATGATATCAACGATCTGCCGGGTTCTCAGGAGCTGAAACGCTCCATGCCGGCTGAGGAAAAGAAAAAAGAGACGACAGAGGATCTTCCGGAGATCGAAAAACAGTTGAAAGAAAAATCGGATGCGGCGGATTCCGATGCTTCGATGGCGGCGCTGGATGAAGAGATTCAGGGTTCGGAAGATAACGGAGAGAAAAAAAGTGAATCTTGATGATTTAAGAAACCAGATCGACTCGCTCGATTCGGAAATCGTGAAGCTGCTCAATGAGCGCATTAACGTGGTGCTGAAGATCGGCGAGGAAAAGAAAAAAGAGGGTGCGGAGATTTATGTTCCGTCCCGCGAACGTGCGGTGTTCGATAAAATCAGATCTTTGAACGGAGGACCGCTTCCCGAGGAATCGGCCCACGCGATTTACCGTGAAATCATGTCGGCCGCGCTGGCGCTTGAAACCGATATGAAAATTGCCTATCTCGGACCGGAAGCCACGTTCACGCATCAGGCGGCGCGCAATAAATTCGGTGTCAGTGTGGATTATATTCCAACGAGCACCATTGCCGAAGTGTTTGATCGCGTGGCAAACCGTGCGGCGGATTACGGCGTGGTTCCGGTGGAAAACTCCACCGAGGGCGCTGTGACGCATACGTTCGATCAATTCGCAACGACTCCGCTCAAAATCTGTGCGGAGATTTATCTGCCGATTTCCCTGACGCTGCTTTCCCGGCACCGGAAAGATGAAATCTCCCTGATTTTCAGTAAGCAGGAAGCGTTCGGGCAATGCCGGGCCTGGCTGGCGGGGAATATGCCGAATGCCAAGCTTTCTCCGGTTGAGAGTACGACGAAAGCGGTGCAGCTGGCGCTGGAAACCCCCGGTGCGGCGGCGGTGGCCAGTGTGATGGCTTCGGATATGTATGACATCGAGGTGCTGGCGGAAAATATTCAGGACATGCAGGGTAATACCACCCGTTTCCTGATTATCGGCCAGGATTTCAGTGCGGCGACCGGCAACGACAAAACCTCCGTCATGTTCGGTGTGAAGCATAAGGTCGGCGCGTTGTACGATGCATTGTCGGTGTTTAAAGCCGACAACATCAACATGACCAAAATTGAGTCGCGCCCGAGTCGGAACAAAAACTGGGAATATTATTTCTTTGTGGATATTGACGGCCATGCCGACGATCCTGAAGTGAAACGTGCTCTCGAAGCTCTGCAGGAGCACTGCACGGTCATGACGGTGCTCGGTTCTTATCCTAAAGCGGAAATGTAAATGTGCCGATGTCTTTGAGTCCGTCAGATCTGAAATTGCTCAAGGATATGGTTTCGCTGCCGACGGCTCCTTTCTGTGAGCGGCATGTGCAGGCGTTTGTTCGCGATTGGGCGGCGGTGAACGGGATTGATTTTACGCAGGATGAGGTCGGCAATATTCTGCTGACGTACAAAGGCCGGGGCCGCGCACCGAAGTATCCGTGGGTGCTGCAGGCGCACATGGACCATCCGGGTTTTGAATTGATCAGTCGCCGGGGCCGCACGGTGCAGGCCTGGTTTCGCGGCAGTGTGCAGGAAGCTTATTTCCCTGCCGCGCGTATGCAGTTTTTTCCAGACATCGGAAAGCCGGTTGGCGGGACGGTGGAGACGGCGAAGCGGGATAAACAGGCGGGATTTCTGAAGTGTCGGATTAAACTCGATGACGTGGTTCCGCTGGCGCGGGGAACCTTGGGCATGTGGGAGCTTCCGGCGTGGAAAAAAAGAGGGAATCGATTGTCGCTGCGCGTGGTGGACGATCTGTGCGGCGTGGCTTCGATTCTGCTGACCCTGAAACGATTGAAGGATTCCGGAGCAAGCCGGAAGGTCTTCGGTTTGCTGACCCGCGCCGAAGAGGTGGGGTTTGTCGGTGCCATTTCGGCGGCCAAAAATGAGCTGATTGATATGCGGTTTCCAATCCTTGGAATCGAGGCGTCGAAAGCGCAGCCCAATGCCCGGATCGGGCAGGGGGCGATCGTCCGCGTGGGCGATGCTTCGACGGTTTTTGATCCGGAGCTGACGTCCAATGTCCGGAAAACGGCGCGGGCGTTACACCGTGCAGATCCGTCGCTGAGGTTTGCGGAATCGCTGATGCCGGGCGGCAGCTGCGAGTCGACGGGGCTGGCGTTGCTGGGGTATCGTACCTGTGCGGTCTGTCTGCCGCTGGGGAATTATCACAACATGGGTGAATCGAAGATAGAGGCGGAGAAGATCGACCTTCGTGATTTTGAATCGATGGTCGCTCTGCTGGAAGCGGTTTCTCAGACGAAGCCGGATGCTTCGAATACCGGCGAACTGAAGAAGCGGCTGCTGGAAAATCACCGAAAACGCGCACCTCTTCTTTAATGCCTGAAAATAGGGGATTGACAATTTCCAAACATTGGAACTAGGTTACGCACCGATATGAAAAACGAATTCAACAACCTGCTGCTAGGCCTGCTACTCACTGGGAATGATCCTGTGGAGGCGGTTTGCCTATAGTCTGTTGATTGAATCAACCACTTTTGAAAAACCTCTGCAGGGAAACCGGCAGAGGTTTTTTTGTGGATGTGTCGCAGGCTTCCTGCCTGCCATGGCCGGCCGGGCGCCGGCGATACGAGCATGAGTTTTGTACGGAATGAAATGGAATAGACGAGCGGGCTTGGATAAATTAAGCCCCTTTTAGGAGAGTGAAAATGAGTATACCCAAATACAGAATTCCGGAGATGATTGATATCCCGGACCGTCAGTGGCCTTCGAAGAGTGTCACAAAATCGCCGATCTGGTGTTCGGTTGATATGCGTGACGGGAACCAGGCGCTGCCGGACCCGATGGATCCGGATCAGAAACTCGAGTATTTTAAACTGCTCTGCGATATCGGGTTTAAGCATATTGAAATCGGTTTCCCGTCGGCCAGCGCGGATGAATTCAATTTTTTCCGTACGCTGATTGAAGGGGATCTCATTCCGGACGATGTATTCATTATGGGCCTCACGCAGTCGCGTCCGCATCTCATTGAGAAAACGATGGAAGCGTTTAAAGGATGTAAACGCGGGATTGTGCATGCGTATATTGCGCCGTCAGATCTGCATATGAAGCAGGTATTCGGCATGGAGCGTAAACAGCTGATTGAAACCGCTGTGGCCTCTACAAAACAGATTCGCGAGTTGGCGGACCAGATGCCGGAATCGGATATCCGCTATGAATTTTCGCCGGAGGAATTTACCGATACGGATATCGATTTTTCCGTTGAAGTCTGCGAGGCCGTATTTGAAACGTGGGGTAAGGCGACACCGGAAAAACCGTTGATCATGAATCTCCCGGCAACCGTTGAGCGCCGTCCGCCGAATCACTATGCGGATATGGTGGAGCTGTTCTGCCGTAAGTTTTCGCAGCGCGACCGTATTTTGGTTTCGTTGCATGCGCACAACGATCAAGGTATGGGTGTGGCATCGATTGAGCTCGGTTTAATGGCCGGTGCGGACCGGGTGGAAGGTACGCTTTTCGGGCACGGCGAGCGGACGGGTAATGTGGATTTGGTTACGTGTATCAATAACCTCTATTCGCGCGGCATTGAAACCGGCATCGACTTTTCTGATCTCGGGCATGTGGCCGAAACGGTGGAGCGGTTGACGGGCATGCCGATTTATTACCGCCAGCCTTACGCCGGAACCTATGCATTTACCGCATTTTCCGGATCGCATCAGGATGCGATTAATAAAGGGGTACATAAGCTGACGGAAGCTCCGGATATGTTCGGTATGGGCTGGAAAGTGCCGTATATGCATATTGATCCGGCGGACCTCGGGCGTAAATTCGAGCGGTTGATTCGCATTAATTCGCAGTCGGGTAAAGGCGGTATTGCATGGGTACTGGAACAGGATTTCGGCATTGGAATCCCGAAGGCGATGCAGCCGGAACTGAGTAAATATGTTCAGGGCTACAGCGAGCAGGTCGGCCGGGAAATCAGTGCCGACGAAGTCCACGAAGTTTTCCAAAACGAATTTGTGGCCCCGGAAGGGCCGTATGAACTCGTGGGCTACTG
This window harbors:
- the trpS gene encoding tryptophan--tRNA ligase; this encodes MRILTGIQPSGKLHIGNYFGAIKPATELQEQGDAYIFIANYHAMTTVQDGPALREMTKDVALDYLACGIDPEKTALYRQSDLPEVHELAWLLSVVCPMGLLERCHSYKDKIAKGIAASHGLFAYPVLMAADILAVQSNVVPVGKDQKQHVEVTRDLAIKFNNQFGEVFTIPEPAIRENVAVVPGIDGQKMSKSYDNTIEIFAEGKPLKKRVMSIVTDSKELEDPKEPEGDNVFALYKLFASEEEQNDLAERYRAGGLGYGHAKLELLEKMNEHFGPIREKRRELAANMDYVEDVLKTGAEKARVLACATLQKARQAAGLE
- a CDS encoding segregation and condensation protein A, with protein sequence MELIKDDYKVQLEVFEGPLDLLLYLIKKDEVDIYDIPIGRITDQYMEYLKLMKVLDLNIAGDFIVMSATLMLIKSRMLLPVEERKDEAEEEEEDPRWDLVRQLVEYKKFKDAADHLEDLELHMENVFGRESEYVELGDAPDVDLKDASIFDLISALNEALGRVQEENLQEIFAEEYTVSQKVSFIVENLKVIDRLCVSDLFGGMKSRQEIVCTFLAVLELIKLNKIACVQDDHFSDIVVEAREPDPPPVLPPEEPEEPHPEFDLDDEMKETGGEPDEDGFGDEDEFDDEEDETL
- the scpB gene encoding SMC-Scp complex subunit ScpB; the protein is MSESTVDVLPELKQIVGALLFAAKEPLTVKRMRKAMIETGNGYGGPYEQYAKATDKQIEGAVEQLMEDLEKAKVGLEVALVAGAYRLQNDSACGPFVRALLEKKQTMRLSKPALETLAIVAYRQPCLRSEIEEVRGVSVDAVLRKLIDMQLVRVVKRSELPGRPWLFGTTQKFLEHFGINDINDLPGSQELKRSMPAEEKKKETTEDLPEIEKQLKEKSDAADSDASMAALDEEIQGSEDNGEKKSES
- the pheA gene encoding prephenate dehydratase, which produces MNLDDLRNQIDSLDSEIVKLLNERINVVLKIGEEKKKEGAEIYVPSRERAVFDKIRSLNGGPLPEESAHAIYREIMSAALALETDMKIAYLGPEATFTHQAARNKFGVSVDYIPTSTIAEVFDRVANRAADYGVVPVENSTEGAVTHTFDQFATTPLKICAEIYLPISLTLLSRHRKDEISLIFSKQEAFGQCRAWLAGNMPNAKLSPVESTTKAVQLALETPGAAAVASVMASDMYDIEVLAENIQDMQGNTTRFLIIGQDFSAATGNDKTSVMFGVKHKVGALYDALSVFKADNINMTKIESRPSRNKNWEYYFFVDIDGHADDPEVKRALEALQEHCTVMTVLGSYPKAEM
- a CDS encoding M20/M25/M40 family metallo-hydrolase — translated: MSLSPSDLKLLKDMVSLPTAPFCERHVQAFVRDWAAVNGIDFTQDEVGNILLTYKGRGRAPKYPWVLQAHMDHPGFELISRRGRTVQAWFRGSVQEAYFPAARMQFFPDIGKPVGGTVETAKRDKQAGFLKCRIKLDDVVPLARGTLGMWELPAWKKRGNRLSLRVVDDLCGVASILLTLKRLKDSGASRKVFGLLTRAEEVGFVGAISAAKNELIDMRFPILGIEASKAQPNARIGQGAIVRVGDASTVFDPELTSNVRKTARALHRADPSLRFAESLMPGGSCESTGLALLGYRTCAVCLPLGNYHNMGESKIEAEKIDLRDFESMVALLEAVSQTKPDASNTGELKKRLLENHRKRAPLL
- a CDS encoding 2-isopropylmalate synthase encodes the protein MSIPKYRIPEMIDIPDRQWPSKSVTKSPIWCSVDMRDGNQALPDPMDPDQKLEYFKLLCDIGFKHIEIGFPSASADEFNFFRTLIEGDLIPDDVFIMGLTQSRPHLIEKTMEAFKGCKRGIVHAYIAPSDLHMKQVFGMERKQLIETAVASTKQIRELADQMPESDIRYEFSPEEFTDTDIDFSVEVCEAVFETWGKATPEKPLIMNLPATVERRPPNHYADMVELFCRKFSQRDRILVSLHAHNDQGMGVASIELGLMAGADRVEGTLFGHGERTGNVDLVTCINNLYSRGIETGIDFSDLGHVAETVERLTGMPIYYRQPYAGTYAFTAFSGSHQDAINKGVHKLTEAPDMFGMGWKVPYMHIDPADLGRKFERLIRINSQSGKGGIAWVLEQDFGIGIPKAMQPELSKYVQGYSEQVGREISADEVHEVFQNEFVAPEGPYELVGYWPRPDDQDPTFIHGEVKLKINGEEKTIQADGNGPISAFVSAIRQVVDVDFTVDDYHEQAIDKGADAQALAYVPLKLAGNGVIFGVGEDSNINQAAVRAIVAGLNRITKK